Within the Streptomyces sp. YIM 121038 genome, the region TCTGGGAGCGCCCAGAGAAGGCACCCGATGATTGGGAAGTTGACGTTCTGGCGGTTGAGGCTGCCGTAGCCCAGGCCTTCAAGGCTTACCGAGTCGCCTGGATGTACGCCGACCCGCCGTATTGGCAAGAGAACATCGGTCGTTGGGCGTTGGAGCACGGGGAAGACACAGTTTATGAGTTCTGGACCAACAAGCCCACGCGCATGGCCGCTGCCACTGAGCGTTTCCGTACCGCAGCCATGGTCGGAGATCTGAAGCATGACGGCGACTATCGCCTAACTCGGCATGTTCTCAATGCTGTTACCCGCGAAGTCCCTCAAGGGATTCTGATTACGAAGGACAGCCCACGCTCGAAGCGGAAGATTGATGCCGCGGTGGCGGCCATCATCGGTATGGAGGCTAGGGCCGACGCGATAGCGGACGGTCGACTCAATCAGCGTCGGAGCCGTGTCGTGGGCTTCTGATAGGAGGCCCATTGGTCGTAAATCCAGGCGGGCTTGGCCCGTTCATAGGAAAGCCGGAGACTCCCGAGCAGTGGCTGATGTACTTGCACAGCAAGCTACCGGGCCCCCACTCTCCAGCCGCTCGGTACGTCAAGTATTACGAGGGCGAACAGCAAAAACTCGCCTTCTCCCAGATGCGCTATCGCCACGCATTCAGCGAGGTGTTCGCACAGTGGCGTGACAACTTCTGCGGCATGATCGTGGATGCCTCAGCCGAACGCCTGCACGTCGACTCCTTCCGCCTCCCCGATGCCCCGGGAACTGACCGCGATTCCCGCGACTTCTGGCAGCGGAACCGCATGGACGCGTTCTCTGGGGCGGTCCATCTGGACACGCTGATTCGGGGCTCGGCCTACGTGCTCGTCTGGGCTGACGCAGCTGGTGAGCCGACCATCACGCCTGTGTCGTCTGAGCGGATGGCCGTCTGCTACAAGGCCGGGTCGTTGACCGAGCTGGAGGCCGCGGCGCGGTTCGAGGTCGACGACTGGGGCCGCCAGCTGGTCACGCTCTGGACCGAGCGCTACGTATACGAGGTGCCGTGGGGCATGGCCGAATGGCACCTAGGCATCATCTACCCGAACCCCCTCGGCGTGGTCCCCGTCGTACCGTTCGAGTCGAAGCCGCGCCTTCTGGCCGATCCCGTCTCGGACCTGGCCAACGTCGTGCCCATTCAGGACGCGATCAATAAGACCGTCAGTGACGCTCTCACGACGTCTGAAGCGGCGGCTTTCCCGCAAAGGTGGGTTACCGGTTTGGACATCGTGGAGGACGCACAGGGTAATCCTGTTGAGCCTTTCGATATTGGCGCTGACAAGCTTCTCCAGGCCGAGGATCCCAATGCACGTTTCGGTTCCATGCCTGCTGCCGACCTGTCTAACTATGTCTCTTTGACGGATATGCTGGTACAGCACATGGCCAGCATCTCGAAGGTGCCCAGCACGTATTTCCTGGTCAACAACGGCGCCAGCGCCCCCTCAGGTGAATCCAACCTGTCTGCGGAAGCCGGGCTCATCGCCAAGGTGCGGGAGTTCATGGATCCCCTTGGGGAAAGCTGGGAACGAGTTATCCGCCTCTGCTTCGCAGTGAAGCAGGACAAGCGTCAGGACGCGTACGCCATGGAGACTCGATGGAAGGATCCCGAGTACCGGACTGAAGCGCAGCATATCGATGCTCTGCTGAAGCAGAAGCAATTGAACGTGCCTGAGCAAGTCCTCTGGGAAGAAGCTGGCTACTCCGCTACCCAGATCGCGACTTTCCGCGCGATGCGCTTGGAAGACGCTCGGGCAGCCGCGGAAGTGCAGCGCCTCATGCCGCAGCCTCAGCAGGAATCAACACCAAAACCACCGCAGGGAAACTCTGGTAACGGTAACCGGAGAATTCACGAGCCTGCCTAGAACACGTATGGAGCTGACATGTCCGAAGAGACCGAGACTCCGGCCCCGGAGCCGACTGCACCTGTCCCGCCTTCCCCCTCTACTCCCCCGGCCCCCTCCGCGCCTCCTACGCCTCCGCAGCCGCTCACCTATGACGAGCTCCTGGCCGAGCGCGACAGATGGCAGCGGGCAGCCACTGAGGCCCAGGCCTCCCAGGCGTCTGCCGCCGAGCAGGCTGCCCAGGCCGCCCGCGGTGAGGTGCTGAGCCAGCTTGGGCCGGAGCTGATCAACACCGCCCTCCGCCTCCAGGCGACCACTGAGGGCGTGGAGCTGCCGAACCCTGAGTACCTGGCGCTTGACCGATTCGCCGGTGAGGACGGCAGGCCCGACACCGAGGCGATCCAGAAGTTCGTGACCTCGCTCCCCAAGAGCCGTCCGGCCTTTCCGCAGCTAGGCGGGACTCAGGTGAGCCCCGGCGGTGGCGCCTCGATGGCAAACATGGACCCCGAGGCCCTTGCTGACTTGATCGCAGGCAACTCCATTATCTGATCCGCTCTCCCTTCCTTAGTTCGAGCCCCCTCCTTGGGGGCCTTTTTCATGCCCTTTTGGAGGTTCGCCTATGGCTCCAATGACTACGCACCATTTCAACTTGGACCCGGTCCAGGTGACCATTGCTGCGCTTGGTCTGCTTGACCGTCAGCTCACCCTCGGCGGTATCCCCGCCCGATACTCCGAACTCAACTTCCGTGGCGGCATCGGTGACGTGATCAACGTCAATCGTGAGTCGCGTGGTATCCCTGTCCAGGCTTCGGGAATCTCCGCTCCGATTGATAACCCGACCAAGGGTGATAAGAACAAGTTCGCTGCTGCCTCGGATCGTCCCCTTCCGACTGCGGACCGCCGGGCGCCGAACGGCTTCATCAATGAGTCCAGGTTTCCAGTCCAGCTCACGACCTTGGCGCAGAATGGCACGTCGCTGAGCATGGAACAGGTCGCCTTCGATCTGAAGAAGTTCGGGTCTCAGGTGCTGTCCAAGCTGACTCGCGGTTTCGCCGAGTATTTCGACGACACCACGGCTGCATTCATCAAGCAGAATGTGAACCGCACCGGGCTGACTGCCGCACAGGCTAAGGCCATTGGCGGTGACATAGCGGTGACGATTCCGACTCAGGACGGCACCGCGGCGACCATGACTCAGCGGGCCCTCGGGATTCGTACCGCCCTCGTTGATGCGCGTATGGCCCTGAACATCGCGGGTGTTCCCGTTTCTGAGCGCTATCTCGTCTGTGGTCCGGAGGTAGAGGCGATCCTCCTCAAGGACCCGGAGTTTGTTGCAGTTGACTATAGCGGTGACACGAACGCCCTTCGCAGGGCGACTGTTGGCACGATCTACACTTTCAGCATTGTCCCGCACAACTCGTTCGGTCTTGAGATGTACGTCTTTCACAAGAGTGCGATGCTGCTTGCTTCCGCCTGCCCAGCGATTCCGATGGGTGCCGTAACCGGCTCCACTCAGAACATCAACGGAATTGCTACCCGTATGCTGATCGATTACGACTACGGCAAAAAGTCCGACACCGTCGGCCTCGACACCATGTACGGCCTGGCCACCGTCAAGGAAGACCCGGATTACTCGGTTCGCGGAACTCCTATTGGTGAGGCCTTTGTTCGGGGGCTGAAGATCAGCATCACGGAGAAGGCTCCGACGGGCTGACATGACGAAGGGGCGGCCCCCGAAAGAGCCGCCCCTGAGCGTTAGCCGTTCTGCCTATTGATGTAGGTAACGGCAGCCATACCGATACCAAAGCATCCGGCGACGGCAGCGCCACCAGCGCATACGGCTGTCAATGCGCTAGCGCCGAGCGCGCACAGTGCGAGTCCCCCCAGGAAGCCAAAAATCACGGACACCTGGATAACGATCACTACCTCGTAAACACGGCGGCGTAGTTCCGCCGGTGACTCAGCAGACAACGATGGTCCTTCCGAGAAGATCCAGAACATCGGTGCCAGGTATAAGCGCTCACACACATATCTCTGAACGACCGATGCCCGCGATTCTTGGTCGCGGTAAGAGCGCCGAAATTGAGCATCGCCGCTGTAACCGCTCAGCAAGAGATGGCAAGGCGTCCGGCCCCCTTTACCCCAGGTCCACTGTGCGTGATGACGCCCGACAGCGTATCCCAGCTCCACCCAACACCAGCTAGTAGCAAGGGAGTTGATCGCCTGCTTGCGTCCCTGAACGATGTGGCCGATCGGCTAGGTCGACCCATAAGCCCAGATGAGCGCGCCCGGATCGAAGCTTTTGTGAGAGACGTCACGGGGCTCGCAGAGGATCACTGTGCGCGCGACCTAGTCCGCCGTGAGCATCAGGACCTGACGCTGACGCCCCAGGGCGGCACGGTCCTCCGTATCCCACGTCGGCACACCGCCTACCTCACCGTCAGCGCCGTCCACCAGGACGGCCAAGCCCTCAACGACTGGACACTTCAGGGCCGCGTCCTGGTGCGCGATGCCGGGTGGTTCGGGCAGCTGGTCACGGTCACGGCCTCTTGGGGCTATCCGACGGCCCCGGCCTCGCTAACTGCGGTCGTCTGCTCGGAGGTCATTCGCTGGCTTGCCGTCTCCCCCGGGATCGAGAGGGAGCGTGTTGGAGAGGTCGAGGTGTCCTTCTCGGGCGGCAGCTCGGGGCAGTCGCTCAGCTCCGCGGCACGGGCCGGGCTCCGGCCCTACCGCCGTCCTGGCCTCGGAACCCTCACCCTCCGCAGAGCGGAGCCGTCATGTACTCGATGACGACGCCCGTCGAAGTCTGGCGGGCGCCGACCATGGAGACGGCATACACCTCTCGTCGGGACTGGGACCAGGCCGTCATGGTCTGGTCCGGCCTCGCCAGCGTCCAGCCCGCATCCACGCACGAGGATCCGTCTCCAGCACGGGACGTGTCCCAAGAGCGGCTGAGGCTCTACCTGCCCCTCTCCGCTGTCGTCGAGCACACAGACCGGCTCCGCATCGAGGGCCGGTGGTACGAGGTCGAAGGAGAGCCTGAGCGACATTCCCAGACCTCTCGTCGGCATACCCGACTGACCCTCTGGAGGTGTGTGCCCTGACTCGTGTCCGAGTCCAGATCAATGACGGCTGGGAAGACAAGGCCTTCCAATCCCGGGACATGCGACGCCTGGTAGCTCTGCACACACTCCGAATCAAAGCGGAAGCCGTCAAAAAGGCCCCGCGGAGAAAGCACGCAAGTCGCCAGTCCTGGAACTCAATTACACACAACATCGACGCCTACGTACGCCGGGACCGGCGAGGCTGGTACGGCAATGTCGTCGTCGAGCAGAATCCCCGAGTGCGTCACGCGATGCTGCAAGACCAGGGATTCCGGAACTCGAAGACCGGCAGACGCCATCCGGGCCGCAAGTTCCTTAAGGCCGCTCTGATGAAGTCGAGGATCCCATGAGAATCGACGTAATCCAAGGGCTCGTTGCCTATCTCAAGGTTGTCCACGGGATTCCGAAGGATGCCCCGAAGGGGGACATGCAGCGGCATACGGCAGGAGACACCACGGTCTATCTGGAGCACTCCGGAGGCCTGCGCCTGGTCCGGGATCGCATGGACCGTATCGACGTCGAGTATTCGGTCTACGCGATCGACAGGAAGGCGTGCATCGATCTGGCGATGGTCGTCCGCGAAGCCTTCCTCGAAGACCTCCCTTACACCGCCTCCGCGCCGCTCATGACCGTGCTCGACGTCGAGGAGATAGCGGCCCCGTCGTACTACCCGGACGACGAGTCACGCGAGCACATGTACGGCGGGGAGGTCGCCGTCTATCTGACTGCAACTGACTGACATCAACTTCCGTCGATGGCCCCCTCCTTGGGGCCCTTTCTCATGCCCTCAGGAGGCTTCATGGCCAATGACCCCAAGAAGATCAGATTCGCCAAGAACGGCGCCCTCTACATAGCCCCCGCCCCCGTAGAGGGCGGCACCGGCGGAACCGTCCCGCCGACGGCCCTCGGTGACGGTAAGACGCCTCCGGCTGGCTATAAGGCCCTCGGCTATGCGGACGAGAGCGGTGTCACCCTCACTCCCGCAGTGGAGAGCCAGCCTGTGCCCGCCTGGCAGAGCGCAGTGCCGGTCCTGTACAACGTCACGTCGTCGTCCTTCTCCGTGAAGGCCACGCTGATTGAGACTAATGAACTCACCACGGAATTGTTCTTCGGAGCACAGTGGTACGAAGTCATGAATGCGGAGAACAAGCCGACGGGCGTCTACCGCCTCGATCTCTCCTCCAACCCAACTTTCTCGGAAATCAGTCTCGTTGTGGATTGGAACCAGGGCGGCATTCTCTATCGCTGCGTCATTCCTCGGGTAACCGTCTCCGACCGCGGAGCCATTCAGCTCAGCCGGACCGAGGCCGGGAAGTTCGAACTCACCATGGAAGCACTGGACTTCAAGGGCAACCTTGGGTACGTGCTCACGAACGATGACATTACGAAGACTGCCTGAGACCTCCTCTTAGCCTTCCCGTCCTAACGCCCCACTGAGGGGCTTCTTTTATGCCCTGGAGTAGACACATGAGCACGAGCAAGAAGACTGCCAAGAAGGCCAAGGAGACCACGGCTGCGGCTGATGCGGCCAAGGCCGAGGCCACGGAGGGGCTGATCGTCTTCGAGCACCGCGGCCTCACCTTCGAGCTGCCGCACCCGCTTGACATGCCACTTGAGCTACTGGAGACGGACGACGAAGTTACGGCCATCCGGCTGATGCTCGGTGACGAGCAGTGGCAGGCCTACAAGGCCACCCGGCCTAAGGTCCGTGATTTCGGCGCCCTGGTCGACGCCATCTCTGAGGCCCAGGGCGGAGACGACGAGACGGGAAACTGATTGCGGTCGCCCATGCCGTGAGGACGTATCACGCTGAACTAGAGGCCGACCTTTTGGAGTTCTTCGGCGTTGACCTTCTCGACTTGTGGCGTGGGCGGCTCTCTCTTCGCCGTGTCGGCGTGCTCATCAAGTCCCTGATGCGCAAGCCCGGTCGCTCGTCCTTCCTGATGGCCGCCGACGGACGAGCCGAATGGGACGAGACGACGTACCTTCTCGCCCGTTCCTCCGATGCTCTCGAACTGAACAACTTCCTCTTCCTCTCGGCCAATGTCAGCGACGAGGACAGAGCCCATCTCGATATGCCAGAGCCGATCACTCGTCCTGGCGCCACCGAAACAGATAAGAAGGCGCCAGCTGGAGAAGAAGAGTTTGCCTCGGGCCAAGAGCTCACGGACTTCTTTGGGCGCATGAATAGCCTGTAGGAGGTCTCATGGCTACTGAGGGCCGTCTCCCCATTCGAGTAGGCACAGGCCTCATCGAGGTCTCACCAAAGCTGTCCGCACAGGACATGGCGAAGCTTCGTCGGCAACTCGTCGCAGAGCTTCAGAAGGCTGGTGCTGCTGCTGGCAAGGAGATATCTAAGGCGGCTAAGTCGGGCCTGGCTCAGCTTCCCGGAGAGGTAGCCAAACAGGCTAAGAAGGGCGCCAAAGCGGTTGAGGGCGAGGCCCTTGACTCCGAGAAGACGCTGAAGCGCATCGAGAAGCGGCTGACGAAGGAATACGGGGACGAAGTCACCAAGCGTTTCCGGGCCTTTCGGCAGGCCGAGGAGCGCAAGGAACGACTCCTGTCTGAGACCTCCGCGGCCACGCGTCGAGCCCTCGCTCAGACCGTGCGCCAGGAGGAGCAGGCTGCCCGTGATCGGGAGCGGGCCGCCGAGCGCCTGGAGCGCGAGCGTATCCGCCTCCAGGAGCAGGCCCGCAGGGCGCATGAGCGTGCCGAGCGGCAGCGCACTCAGGAAGTGCAGCGTCAGGCCCGCCTTCAGCTTCAGGCCCAGCGCGAGGCGCTGCGACAGCAGGTAGCTGCTCAACGCGCAGCCACACAGGCTCAGATAGCCGAGATCCGGCGCCAGGCCGCCGAGGAGCGGGCCCGGATCCAGGACAGCATTCGGGCCCAGCAGAGGCGTATAGCCGACCTGCGGAATCAGATCCGTACGGCCCGCCGAGTCATCGCTGACACTGACTCAACCACGGCTACGTTCTTCACCCGCGCCGGTACTGGAATCAAGCGGGTCGGCACCTGGTTTGATCAGGTTGGCCAAAGCATCAATGAGGCCGGAAATATCCTCACCACCCGTTTCCTGGCCCCTCTGGCTACTGCCGGAACTGCCCTCGCCACGATCGGCGTTACGAACGCCGACAAACGCATCCTCGGCCAGCTCGGTCTTAGCGCAGCCGGTGTTTCAAAGCGGGCCTCTGCTGACCAGTTGAGGGCAGCACAGCAGTACGCGATCAACACCCCTTACTCGATTGATGCCATTCACGAGTATCAGACCAAGCTCATTCGGTCCGTCGCTGGTGCAGACAAGAACTGGTACATGGGCGGGTCGAAGAGAACCAATGCCGCCGACAAGGCAGCACGCAAGGCAACAGACCTCATCTTCGCTATCGGTGACTCTTCGGCTCGTGCGGGCAATCTGGACCCGGAGCAGTTCCGACGCTCGCTCTACGCCATTGACCACATCCTGGATCTGGACCGAGCGCCGACGAGGAACCTCAAACAACTTGCCGCATCCTCCGGCATCCCGGCATCCGAACTTGCCCAACTCCTCGGTTTCAAGAGCAGTCAGGAATTCTGGAAGGTCGTCGGCACTCCGGCGAACAAGGCGAAGCCCGGACAGAAGGCGGGCGTATCGGGTACTGAGATCGTGGATTCCCTTCTCAACTACTGGAATCCGGAGAAGTACCCTGGAAGAACCAAGCGTCAGGGCTCTGTCGGCTATGCCGAGAAGCTAACCAACCAGACGATCACGGGTCGTGTTCAGCAACTCAAGGAACGGGCAGTATTCGAGCTTGGCAACCTTTTCGCCGAAGAGGGCAAGGACGGCCAGTACCGCTACACCGACCTCGGCAACAAGCTCGCGGGCAAGGGCGGGATCCTAGACCAGGTCGAAGCCCTTGGTAAGAAGTACGGGCCGGACATTGAAAAGTTCCTCGGTTTCTTCCTCGCCTCGATCCAGCGTTTCATCAAGGTAATTGACAGCATCGCCAATCTGATTCGCAGCAACCCCGTCATCACGGAACTGATTGCGGGCATCTCCCAATTCCTTCTGGAATGGGGGCCGCTGATCCTGGCCGTAGGCCTGCTGTCGAAGGTGATCGGCAAAGTCGTCGGCATCATCGGCCGCCTGCTGTCTCCTGCGGCTGCTCTGGTCCGCGGTACGGCCCGTGCAGCGTCCGGCACTCGGAACGTTGCCGCACAACGGCAGGCCCGAACTGCTGCGCGACGGGACGCACGGCAGGCGGGCGGCTCACGCTCCGACGTGCGGCAGGCAGGTCGAGACGCCTACCGCCAGCAGCGGACACAGCAGCGCGGCGGAGACGACCGCGGACCAGGCCGACGCGCCTGGGACAGCGTCCTGGGCCGTAATTCGAACCAGGATGGCCAGCGCCGTCAGATCCGTGAGCTTGAGGACCAGATCGAGGCGGCTCGCAGGGAAGCGGCCGAACTCCGTGACGAGCTGCGTGAGGTCAACCGCGAGTCCATGCGGCAGATCGCGCAGGCCCTCGCGGGTAACGGCGCCAACTCCGTGCAGGGAGCCGCGACCCAGGCCCAGGGCGCTCTGACCAACGTCAGGCAGGCGGGCCAGCGGCTCAACAACCTCCCCCTGAACCAGCTCGACCAGGAGCTGACTCAGACCAAGGAAAGGGCCGACCGGCTCACCTCGGCAGTCAAGGACGCGGCCGCGGAAGTGCAGCGCCTCAATGACCGGCGCCTAGGTTCTCTCCGGGTGCAGCAAGTCGAGACGACGACGAAGCGTGTCGAGACCCTGAAGAGCCAAACAGGCAAGGCTTCTGATGCGGTGAAGACGCTCAACGGAAAGTCATTGTCTTCGGTTCGCACTCAGTTCAAGGACACGACGACCACGGCGAGCGGAACGACCAAGGCCGTTAAGGGCACGAGCGAGGCCGTGAACACCCTTAAGGGGAAGTCACTTCGACCGCTGCGGGAATGGTTCGACAAGGTCACATCGTCTGCTAAGGACACCTCGAAGGTAGTCGGCACAGCCGGTAACACCTCGTCCCTCAACGGCCGTTTGAAGACGCTGTCCGACCGTTCTCTGACTCGCCTCAACAAGCATGTGAAATCTCTGGAGGAAAACCTTCGGGATGCCAAGTCAGAGGCTGACGGGCTCGATTCGGCACTCGGCAGCATCTCTAGGAAGTCCCCCGGAGGAGGCGGGGGCGGGAACGGAAAGGGGAAGAAGAAGGGCCGCGCCCGCGGCGGTCTTATGCGTACGTCTGACGTGACGAGCGTGCTGCCGGGCTACTCACCATGGGTCGACTCCATTCCGGCCGTCCTGTCCCCCGGTGAGGCTGTTCTCAGGCCTGAGGTCACCAACGCCATCGGCGAAGGGACAATTAACGCCTGGAACGCTATGGCCATTCGAGGCCAGATCAGCCGTCACGCTCGCGGTACGAGCGGTGGCGGTGGCCGGATCGATTTGGACCGAATCAAGGAGCTGATCGAGCTCCAGAACATCGCGCCAATCGGCAAGGCCATGGCCCAGACGATGACGATGGACGGCACGTCTGACCCTCTCGGGGGCAGTGTGCAGGGCGGCATTCTCTCGACGGGCGACGGCTCGGCCCGCTACGGCGGCTCGGTCGCTGCTGGCCGTTTCAAGGGCATGTACGGCTGGCTTACCAAGGACGTGTTCGCGCTCCTCAAGAGGACGCCAACACTGGCCGGTCAAGCTGCCGGAGTTCTCGGAGGGTCACTGAGTCCCGTCCTAGGCGAGTATTTCTGGGACGATGTTTGGCGAGGTTCCGGGAACGTTGTCCAGAGAGGCAATCGGTTCCTTGGTCACGTCTTCAGTGCGAAGACGTTGGGCAAGGTCTTCGAGAACCTGTTCAGCGGAATCAAGGACAGTGCTGGTGCGATCTGGGATGCAGTCA harbors:
- a CDS encoding phage portal protein, giving the protein MYLHSKLPGPHSPAARYVKYYEGEQQKLAFSQMRYRHAFSEVFAQWRDNFCGMIVDASAERLHVDSFRLPDAPGTDRDSRDFWQRNRMDAFSGAVHLDTLIRGSAYVLVWADAAGEPTITPVSSERMAVCYKAGSLTELEAAARFEVDDWGRQLVTLWTERYVYEVPWGMAEWHLGIIYPNPLGVVPVVPFESKPRLLADPVSDLANVVPIQDAINKTVSDALTTSEAAAFPQRWVTGLDIVEDAQGNPVEPFDIGADKLLQAEDPNARFGSMPAADLSNYVSLTDMLVQHMASISKVPSTYFLVNNGASAPSGESNLSAEAGLIAKVREFMDPLGESWERVIRLCFAVKQDKRQDAYAMETRWKDPEYRTEAQHIDALLKQKQLNVPEQVLWEEAGYSATQIATFRAMRLEDARAAAEVQRLMPQPQQESTPKPPQGNSGNGNRRIHEPA
- a CDS encoding transglycosylase SLT domain-containing protein; protein product: MATEGRLPIRVGTGLIEVSPKLSAQDMAKLRRQLVAELQKAGAAAGKEISKAAKSGLAQLPGEVAKQAKKGAKAVEGEALDSEKTLKRIEKRLTKEYGDEVTKRFRAFRQAEERKERLLSETSAATRRALAQTVRQEEQAARDRERAAERLERERIRLQEQARRAHERAERQRTQEVQRQARLQLQAQREALRQQVAAQRAATQAQIAEIRRQAAEERARIQDSIRAQQRRIADLRNQIRTARRVIADTDSTTATFFTRAGTGIKRVGTWFDQVGQSINEAGNILTTRFLAPLATAGTALATIGVTNADKRILGQLGLSAAGVSKRASADQLRAAQQYAINTPYSIDAIHEYQTKLIRSVAGADKNWYMGGSKRTNAADKAARKATDLIFAIGDSSARAGNLDPEQFRRSLYAIDHILDLDRAPTRNLKQLAASSGIPASELAQLLGFKSSQEFWKVVGTPANKAKPGQKAGVSGTEIVDSLLNYWNPEKYPGRTKRQGSVGYAEKLTNQTITGRVQQLKERAVFELGNLFAEEGKDGQYRYTDLGNKLAGKGGILDQVEALGKKYGPDIEKFLGFFLASIQRFIKVIDSIANLIRSNPVITELIAGISQFLLEWGPLILAVGLLSKVIGKVVGIIGRLLSPAAALVRGTARAASGTRNVAAQRQARTAARRDARQAGGSRSDVRQAGRDAYRQQRTQQRGGDDRGPGRRAWDSVLGRNSNQDGQRRQIRELEDQIEAARREAAELRDELREVNRESMRQIAQALAGNGANSVQGAATQAQGALTNVRQAGQRLNNLPLNQLDQELTQTKERADRLTSAVKDAAAEVQRLNDRRLGSLRVQQVETTTKRVETLKSQTGKASDAVKTLNGKSLSSVRTQFKDTTTTASGTTKAVKGTSEAVNTLKGKSLRPLREWFDKVTSSAKDTSKVVGTAGNTSSLNGRLKTLSDRSLTRLNKHVKSLEENLRDAKSEADGLDSALGSISRKSPGGGGGGNGKGKKKGRARGGLMRTSDVTSVLPGYSPWVDSIPAVLSPGEAVLRPEVTNAIGEGTINAWNAMAIRGQISRHARGTSGGGGRIDLDRIKELIELQNIAPIGKAMAQTMTMDGTSDPLGGSVQGGILSTGDGSARYGGSVAAGRFKGMYGWLTKDVFALLKRTPTLAGQAAGVLGGSLSPVLGEYFWDDVWRGSGNVVQRGNRFLGHVFSAKTLGKVFENLFSGIKDSAGAIWDAVTSDPLEAFSDSFDDISDVVSDSYNSLIGMVQTVKDIREAPKAYAGRVFDQFMSTAEESMPVTKGLFDFDKGAKVKADVDTSFGGGFSAPGKGKGAQRWAPVVSRVLTALRLPQSAKGTVLYRIGFESAGNPNAVNKWDINWQSGHPSVGLMQVIGPTFARYAGPFRGTKPQMYGVATDPFANVYAGVNYARDRYGSRWLSILAGNKGYANGTLSASPGLALVGERGPELVDFGRGGQRVFTNEETNALFSGRPIEIHVHEARNEPTPQAVMRALRQAEALHSPL